In one window of Synechococcus sp. M16CYN DNA:
- a CDS encoding ATP-binding cassette domain-containing protein, translated as MKSSSINNGLRAREICFSYYGKQAIDHVNFDLKPGTLTALVGPNGAGKSTLLHLLQGRLQRTNGSIECGCSIAVMPQRATIDWMFPINVSQMVELGRNKNTNYSTNLNIDSLLERVGIKELGLRRLSALSGGQQQRVLLARALMQNTGILLLDEPFSAIDPPSRDHLLSVMRQQAELGQTLLVSSHDWGSALDVYDQVLVLNLRILAKGTPKEVRKKLTDMTFMMESHIYE; from the coding sequence GTGAAATCTTCGTCCATCAACAACGGTCTCCGTGCTCGGGAGATTTGCTTCAGTTATTACGGTAAGCAAGCTATTGATCACGTTAACTTTGACCTCAAACCTGGCACCTTGACTGCGCTGGTCGGACCTAATGGGGCCGGCAAATCAACTCTGCTACATCTTCTACAGGGGCGTCTTCAAAGGACAAATGGAAGCATCGAATGCGGCTGTAGCATAGCTGTGATGCCACAACGGGCAACTATCGATTGGATGTTCCCAATTAATGTGTCGCAAATGGTGGAGTTGGGAAGAAATAAAAATACAAATTATTCTACTAATCTAAATATAGATAGTTTACTGGAAAGGGTTGGTATTAAGGAACTGGGATTACGACGTTTAAGTGCACTTTCTGGAGGACAACAACAACGCGTATTGTTAGCTAGAGCCCTTATGCAAAACACAGGCATTTTGCTTCTGGACGAGCCGTTTAGTGCAATTGATCCTCCCAGTCGTGATCATTTGTTGTCAGTTATGCGTCAGCAAGCTGAATTAGGACAAACACTTTTAGTGAGCAGTCATGATTGGGGTAGTGCTCTTGACGTTTATGATCAAGTATTAGTATTAAATCTCAGGATCTTAGCTAAAGGTACCCCTAAAGAAGTACGTAAAAAACTCACTGATATGACATTTATGATGGAAAGTCACATTTATGAATGA
- the malQ gene encoding 4-alpha-glucanotransferase, which translates to MDQLAADRARTSGVLLHPTALPGSPACGTFGGACQRWLRQLAGSGIGVWQMLPLSPPDPTGSPYNSPSCFALNPWFLDATELASEQFIIPNALSDLPQTPSDARDTVLDVQLADQRSQALADALLEAWPRQTGERRNAFRLWCNKQLWLEDHVHFSVLHAQHGNAWWTWPKPLAQHQRQALKAWATKHKEALLKERLLQWHLDRQWQEIRILASQLGILLFGDLPFYVSTDSADVWSHRGLFTVKESGELTLQSGVPPDYFSETGQLWGSPVYRWGRHRITRFQWWRRRIARQRELVDLLRLDHFRALAAFWAVPGSDSTAQNGHWETSPGYALLTKLEQDADGNLPLIAEDLGVITPDVEELRDRFALPGMKVLQFAFDGQPDNPYLPENIEGNRWVVYTGTHDNPTTLGWWQQLDDASRSRISTRINGEVSAPAWHLFDMAFATPAKLVVAPLQDLMHLDNQARFNTPGTSTGNWSWRLAQFDSALEGSLKGYGERAMVWGRNRKGASGLLKRRMLGT; encoded by the coding sequence ATGGACCAGTTAGCCGCCGACCGTGCACGCACTAGCGGTGTGCTACTCCATCCCACTGCTTTACCTGGCAGTCCTGCCTGCGGTACCTTCGGGGGCGCTTGTCAACGATGGTTGCGCCAGCTGGCTGGTAGCGGGATTGGAGTGTGGCAGATGCTGCCGCTTTCGCCGCCAGATCCAACGGGTTCTCCTTACAATTCCCCCTCTTGCTTTGCTCTAAACCCCTGGTTCCTTGATGCAACAGAACTCGCTAGTGAGCAATTCATCATTCCGAATGCCTTAAGCGATTTACCGCAAACCCCGTCAGATGCAAGAGATACCGTCCTTGACGTCCAACTGGCAGATCAACGCAGTCAAGCACTTGCAGATGCCTTGCTCGAAGCTTGGCCGCGGCAAACCGGCGAACGACGAAACGCGTTCAGGCTTTGGTGCAATAAGCAATTATGGCTTGAAGACCACGTCCACTTCAGCGTGCTGCACGCTCAACATGGCAATGCCTGGTGGACTTGGCCGAAACCACTGGCTCAGCATCAACGCCAAGCGCTAAAAGCCTGGGCCACTAAACACAAAGAAGCTTTGCTTAAGGAGCGATTACTTCAATGGCACTTAGATCGCCAATGGCAGGAGATCAGAATCTTGGCCAGTCAACTCGGGATTTTGCTTTTCGGAGACCTGCCCTTTTACGTTAGTACAGACAGTGCGGACGTCTGGAGCCATAGGGGATTGTTCACCGTAAAGGAATCTGGTGAACTCACACTCCAAAGCGGTGTTCCCCCAGACTATTTCTCTGAAACAGGCCAGCTCTGGGGCTCACCGGTGTACCGGTGGGGACGACACCGTATTACACGGTTCCAATGGTGGCGCAGACGTATTGCCCGGCAACGAGAGCTAGTAGACCTATTGCGACTAGACCACTTTCGTGCTCTTGCTGCATTCTGGGCAGTTCCAGGTAGCGACAGCACAGCCCAAAACGGTCACTGGGAGACATCTCCAGGTTACGCTCTGCTGACCAAATTAGAACAAGATGCAGACGGTAACTTGCCTTTGATTGCAGAAGACCTTGGTGTGATAACTCCGGATGTGGAAGAACTACGAGATCGCTTTGCCCTGCCAGGGATGAAAGTACTTCAGTTTGCTTTCGATGGTCAGCCGGATAACCCATACCTTCCAGAAAACATTGAAGGAAATCGCTGGGTGGTATACACAGGAACTCACGATAACCCTACAACCCTCGGCTGGTGGCAACAGCTAGATGACGCCAGTCGTAGCCGGATTTCCACACGCATTAACGGCGAGGTTTCCGCTCCAGCCTGGCACCTTTTTGACATGGCCTTTGCCACACCAGCCAAACTTGTGGTAGCACCACTTCAAGACCTGATGCATCTAGACAATCAAGCACGGTTCAACACACCAGGGACTAGTACAGGAAACTGGAGCTGGCGCCTCGCGCAATTTGATTCTGCGCTCGAGGGATCTCTTAAAGGTTATGGAGAGCGCGCCATGGTTTGGGGCCGCAATCGAAAGGGAGCGTCAGGACTTCTTAAGCGTCGAATGCTAGGAACCTAA
- a CDS encoding LCP family protein has translation MASTEKTRLTPWFAFRPRCTTCLNLAAAAFGVSATGWLLAMLWPEPDQVAKGAGALQTVGNPANLAPFPAAPVMVLVVGIDANELDDRTNQAAPLGPANADTLLLVRIAVAEPLQVLQIPIDLAVQLPGSNKAASLSSLWLGGGVFLLNNAIQEIVGLPDGTPQRYVVMPRRALRTLVDGLGNVDVTLDQAYQSEDKTQAYSVKLQAGPQSLNGVKAEQLARYREDKQSNANRRIRQQKLILALVKQLKDPGGISMLPRLVNRLDDEMETNLSRSEQLGLAAALIASPTHVDITQLQLAKRVGSQTLRQIKPGQTLPLWPQN, from the coding sequence ATGGCTTCCACCGAAAAGACGCGCTTGACGCCCTGGTTTGCATTCCGTCCCAGGTGCACTACGTGTCTTAACCTGGCTGCAGCTGCTTTTGGGGTCAGCGCTACGGGCTGGTTGCTCGCAATGCTTTGGCCAGAACCAGATCAAGTTGCCAAAGGCGCAGGCGCACTGCAAACCGTTGGTAATCCCGCCAACTTGGCTCCATTCCCGGCGGCTCCCGTGATGGTGCTTGTAGTAGGCATCGATGCCAACGAACTCGATGACCGGACTAACCAAGCGGCGCCCTTAGGCCCTGCCAATGCAGATACATTGCTTTTGGTACGCATCGCGGTTGCTGAACCGTTGCAAGTGCTCCAAATACCCATTGATCTTGCAGTACAGCTGCCAGGTAGTAATAAAGCTGCGAGTTTGTCGAGTCTCTGGCTTGGTGGCGGTGTGTTCTTGTTGAACAACGCTATTCAAGAAATTGTTGGTTTGCCGGACGGGACACCCCAGCGTTATGTGGTGATGCCCCGTCGCGCGTTACGCACTTTGGTAGATGGCCTTGGCAATGTGGACGTTACCCTCGATCAGGCCTACCAAAGTGAGGACAAAACCCAGGCATACAGCGTGAAGCTACAGGCGGGACCTCAGAGCCTTAACGGCGTTAAAGCAGAACAACTGGCCCGTTACCGAGAGGATAAGCAGAGCAACGCCAATCGAAGAATCCGACAGCAAAAGTTAATCTTGGCTTTGGTGAAGCAGTTGAAAGATCCCGGTGGTATTTCCATGCTGCCGCGCTTGGTGAACCGCTTAGATGATGAAATGGAGACGAACCTCAGCCGTTCTGAGCAACTGGGCCTGGCGGCCGCTTTGATTGCAAGTCCCACGCATGTTGATATCACACAACTGCAGCTGGCCAAGCGTGTTGGCAGTCAGACTTTGCGGCAGATTAAACCTGGGCAAACGTTGCCTCTTTGGCCGCAAAACTAA
- a CDS encoding ribose-phosphate pyrophosphokinase, with amino-acid sequence MTSFLTAARAAQETITCDSRRLRLFSGTSNPGLAREIATYLGVPDGPRGVKRFADGELYVQIQESIRGCDVFLIQPTCAPVNDHLMELLIMVDACRRASARQITAVVPYYGYARADRKTAGRESITAKLTANLLVTSGVDRVLAMDLHSAQIQGYFDIPCDHIYGSPVLVDYFSTQNLRDVVVVSPDVGGVARARAFAKQMNDAPLAIIDKRRTGHNMAESLTVIGDVAAKTAVLIDDMIDTGGTICAGAKLLRQQGANRVIACATHAVFSPPSCERLSAEGLFAQVVVTNSIPIAKERTFPQLKVLSVANMLGEAILRIHEESSVSSMLR; translated from the coding sequence GTGACCAGTTTCCTGACAGCAGCGCGGGCAGCACAGGAGACAATCACTTGTGATAGTCGTCGATTGCGATTGTTTAGCGGTACATCTAACCCTGGCTTAGCCAGAGAAATTGCCACTTATCTAGGAGTCCCTGATGGTCCAAGGGGAGTTAAGCGGTTTGCAGATGGAGAGCTTTACGTTCAAATACAAGAGTCGATTCGCGGCTGTGATGTGTTCCTAATCCAGCCCACTTGTGCCCCAGTCAACGATCACCTAATGGAACTGCTAATCATGGTGGATGCTTGTCGACGGGCATCGGCTCGACAGATCACAGCAGTAGTGCCTTATTACGGCTACGCGAGGGCAGATCGAAAAACCGCCGGTCGTGAATCGATCACAGCCAAACTCACAGCGAACCTGTTAGTGACATCGGGTGTGGACCGCGTCCTGGCAATGGATCTTCATTCTGCTCAGATCCAGGGTTATTTCGACATTCCTTGTGATCACATATATGGCTCACCAGTATTAGTGGATTATTTTTCCACTCAAAATCTTAGAGATGTCGTTGTAGTGTCGCCAGATGTAGGAGGAGTAGCACGGGCTCGTGCTTTTGCAAAGCAAATGAACGATGCTCCTCTAGCGATCATTGATAAGCGTCGAACTGGTCACAATATGGCAGAAAGTCTCACCGTCATCGGTGACGTGGCAGCAAAAACAGCCGTTTTGATTGACGACATGATTGACACTGGTGGCACTATTTGTGCCGGTGCGAAATTGTTACGTCAACAGGGAGCAAATCGAGTGATTGCTTGCGCAACCCATGCTGTTTTTTCTCCGCCGTCGTGCGAGCGTTTATCTGCAGAGGGGTTGTTTGCACAAGTCGTTGTGACTAACAGCATTCCGATTGCGAAAGAACGAACTTTTCCTCAGCTTAAGGTGCTCTCAGTTGCCAATATGCTTGGTGAAGCGATCTTGCGTATTCATGAAGAAAGCTCAGTGAGCTCAATGCTCCGTTGA
- a CDS encoding metal ABC transporter permease, translating to MNELEIWWFSPLILALLVGIICPATGVLLITQRRILLANLMAHSVLPGLVLALAFELDPTIGGLISGLLGALLAERLNQSFKGREEVSMNTVLAGFTALGVLLVPLMKARVDLETILFGDLLTANSSDLIRTLIATVALALLFIIRYKDLVFIGVDPEGAGLAKRPVMQIRFITIFITALVIISAITAVGIVLVIALLCAPVLIHLDKSTSLVELIVRSSMTGLALTSGGMMLAVTVDLPPGPLIGTLCVVLLIIEKVSESIYA from the coding sequence ATGAATGAATTAGAAATCTGGTGGTTTTCACCTCTTATTTTAGCCCTGCTAGTTGGAATTATCTGTCCAGCAACCGGAGTGTTACTTATTACTCAAAGACGAATTTTATTAGCCAATCTCATGGCACATTCAGTACTGCCAGGATTAGTTTTAGCTTTAGCATTTGAATTAGATCCAACCATTGGTGGACTTATTAGCGGTCTACTAGGAGCCTTGCTAGCAGAACGCTTAAACCAAAGTTTCAAAGGACGAGAAGAAGTCTCTATGAACACAGTTTTAGCAGGCTTCACTGCCCTCGGAGTACTTTTAGTGCCACTAATGAAAGCCAGAGTAGATCTTGAAACAATCTTATTTGGAGACTTACTTACTGCGAACAGCAGTGATTTGATCAGGACACTTATTGCAACTGTGGCTTTGGCATTACTGTTTATAATTCGATATAAAGATCTTGTTTTTATTGGAGTTGATCCAGAAGGTGCAGGCTTGGCTAAGCGTCCAGTCATGCAAATTCGCTTCATTACTATCTTCATCACTGCATTAGTAATTATTAGCGCCATTACTGCGGTTGGAATTGTTCTTGTTATCGCACTTCTTTGTGCCCCCGTTCTTATACACTTAGACAAAAGTACCAGCCTGGTAGAATTAATTGTACGTTCATCTATGACCGGTCTTGCTTTAACCAGTGGAGGCATGATGTTGGCTGTTACTGTAGATCTTCCACCAGGGCCACTAATTGGAACTCTTTGCGTTGTACTTTTGATTATCGAAAAAGTTTCAGAATCAATCTATGCATAA
- a CDS encoding NAD(P)-dependent oxidoreductase — MNLRHDFRYRPHEQVRIVVFGATGYIGRFVVKELVGRGYQVVAFCRQRSGVGGRQERNQVIADLPGAEVRFGEVTNVKSLEKQAFSQPTDVIVSCLASRTGGRKDSWAIDHQATLNTYREGRKAGVAHYVLLSAICVQKPLLEFQKAKLAFESELRADGEMTYSIVRPTAFFKSLGGQVESCRKGMPYVMFDGGELVSCKPISESDLAQFMADCITDSDKYNQVLPIGGPGPALSTREQGEMLFRALGRKQKILSVPITLIDALIAILEGLSKLFPVLQDTAEFCRIGRYYASESMLLWDAEQEHYDADATPSYGRDTLEQFFERVARNEMAGQDLGNATLF; from the coding sequence ATGAACTTGCGCCACGATTTTCGTTACCGTCCTCACGAGCAAGTGCGAATCGTGGTGTTCGGTGCCACCGGTTATATCGGTCGCTTTGTAGTCAAGGAACTAGTGGGGCGGGGCTATCAGGTAGTGGCCTTTTGTCGACAACGCAGTGGCGTTGGCGGCCGTCAGGAACGTAATCAAGTCATCGCTGATTTACCTGGAGCGGAAGTGCGCTTCGGAGAAGTGACCAATGTAAAATCATTAGAAAAGCAAGCTTTTAGTCAACCAACGGATGTAATTGTGAGCTGCTTGGCCTCTCGCACCGGAGGGCGAAAGGACTCCTGGGCTATTGACCATCAAGCGACCTTGAATACCTATCGGGAAGGGCGTAAGGCCGGTGTTGCTCATTACGTTCTACTTTCGGCGATATGTGTTCAGAAGCCACTGCTAGAATTCCAAAAAGCGAAGCTCGCGTTCGAATCGGAATTAAGAGCCGATGGAGAGATGACTTACTCGATCGTTCGCCCTACAGCATTTTTCAAGAGCTTGGGCGGACAGGTGGAAAGTTGTCGAAAGGGAATGCCCTACGTGATGTTTGATGGGGGTGAATTGGTTAGCTGTAAACCGATCAGTGAGAGCGATTTGGCTCAGTTCATGGCGGATTGCATTACGGATTCTGACAAGTACAACCAAGTACTTCCAATCGGTGGTCCTGGCCCTGCCCTTAGCACGCGTGAACAGGGTGAGATGCTATTTCGTGCCCTTGGCCGAAAACAAAAAATATTGTCGGTACCGATTACGCTGATAGATGCTCTGATCGCGATACTGGAAGGTTTGTCAAAGCTTTTCCCCGTTCTTCAGGACACCGCCGAGTTTTGCCGGATCGGCCGCTATTACGCTAGTGAATCGATGCTTCTCTGGGATGCAGAACAGGAGCATTACGATGCTGACGCCACCCCTTCCTATGGCAGAGATACGCTAGAGCAATTTTTTGAGCGGGTAGCACGCAACGAAATGGCAGGTCAAGATCTTGGAAATGCAACCTTGTTCTGA
- a CDS encoding metal ABC transporter substrate-binding protein encodes MFDFIYRWSAVVASLMAIFGIQFPAQASQPVVVAVDGTLCDLTRTLAGTLVDVTCLIPPGGDPHGYRLKPSDRQALSKSALVLHVGFDLTPAVKKITSPGSVVAVGELALPFYKGNDPHIWHDPANSTALLKVSAKYLSILLPIDKRATLAERFAKAESVMDDLGSWAFLQFSKLPSSQRVLVTDHQSYSHIASRYGINEISVLDSFTTSGALKPSSLMAITKAVKASGAKTIFTSYLPANKTLKRISTSTGLPISSTPLYGEGIAPGQSAISTAVQNICTILKGQGQTCDQASAKILVNRWVGIH; translated from the coding sequence TTGTTTGACTTCATCTATCGCTGGAGTGCTGTTGTGGCATCTCTTATGGCAATCTTTGGTATTCAGTTTCCCGCCCAAGCATCACAGCCCGTGGTAGTTGCTGTTGATGGCACCCTCTGTGATCTCACCCGCACATTGGCGGGAACCCTAGTCGATGTCACTTGTTTAATTCCTCCTGGTGGTGATCCCCATGGTTATCGACTTAAACCTAGTGATCGCCAAGCTCTTTCTAAATCTGCCTTGGTTTTGCACGTTGGTTTCGATCTCACGCCAGCCGTGAAAAAGATTACCAGTCCTGGATCTGTTGTTGCTGTTGGAGAATTGGCCTTGCCCTTTTATAAAGGTAATGATCCCCATATTTGGCATGATCCGGCCAATTCCACTGCACTATTGAAGGTGTCTGCTAAGTACCTTTCTATATTGCTACCTATTGATAAACGTGCAACCTTAGCAGAACGCTTTGCTAAAGCCGAGAGCGTGATGGACGATCTCGGGAGCTGGGCATTTTTACAATTCTCCAAGCTGCCTAGTTCGCAACGAGTTTTAGTAACTGATCACCAATCTTATAGTCATATTGCAAGTCGTTATGGTATCAATGAAATCTCTGTACTTGATAGTTTTACTACCAGCGGTGCGTTAAAACCATCTAGCCTTATGGCTATTACGAAAGCAGTCAAAGCATCAGGCGCTAAAACTATTTTTACGTCATATTTACCTGCCAATAAAACTCTCAAAAGAATTAGTACAAGTACTGGACTGCCTATCTCTTCAACGCCTTTATATGGAGAAGGAATTGCTCCAGGTCAATCTGCTATATCTACTGCAGTACAAAACATTTGCACAATTTTGAAAGGTCAAGGTCAGACTTGTGATCAAGCTTCGGCAAAAATTCTTGTGAATCGCTGGGTTGGGATTCATTGA